One window of the Marinilactibacillus sp. Marseille-P9653 genome contains the following:
- a CDS encoding carbohydrate ABC transporter permease, which translates to MKNKEMTFWLFITPVLLSLSLVVIVPVLMGVFYSFTNWDGLNFTAFVGIDHYRRLIGDEQFLQSLWFTVRFALTSIILLNVIGLGLALLVTSKLKSRNLLRTIFFMPNLIGGLILGFIWQFIFIRVFSTIGDVIGAEVLKGWLSTPATGFWGLVILTVWQMAGYIMIIYIAYLQGVPKELMESAEIDGATPGQKFRHVIFPLIAPAFTVTMFLTLSNSFKIYDQNLSLTGGGPYNSTQMVAMNIVDTAFSGNQMAYGQSKAIVFFVIVAIISLSQVYYNKKREVDL; encoded by the coding sequence ATGAAAAACAAAGAAATGACATTCTGGTTATTTATAACCCCTGTTCTACTTAGTTTATCACTAGTCGTTATTGTACCTGTCCTTATGGGCGTTTTCTATTCTTTTACGAATTGGGACGGATTAAATTTCACAGCATTCGTAGGAATAGATCATTACCGTAGATTGATTGGCGATGAGCAATTTTTGCAATCTCTCTGGTTTACAGTTCGATTCGCTTTAACAAGTATTATTTTACTGAACGTTATTGGCTTGGGACTGGCATTACTAGTAACGAGTAAGCTGAAAAGCCGCAATCTTTTAAGAACCATCTTTTTTATGCCGAATCTAATTGGTGGATTGATTCTGGGATTTATTTGGCAATTTATCTTTATCCGCGTTTTTTCTACAATAGGAGATGTCATAGGTGCCGAAGTTCTGAAAGGTTGGTTGTCGACGCCGGCAACGGGATTTTGGGGACTCGTGATTCTGACGGTATGGCAAATGGCAGGTTATATTATGATCATTTACATTGCCTACTTACAAGGCGTGCCCAAAGAATTAATGGAGTCTGCAGAAATTGATGGGGCGACACCAGGTCAGAAATTCAGACACGTTATTTTTCCTTTGATTGCACCAGCATTTACCGTAACCATGTTTTTAACGTTGTCCAATTCGTTTAAAATTTATGATCAGAATTTATCTTTAACAGGTGGAGGACCTTATAATTCCACTCAAATGGTTGCCATGAATATTGTAGATACTGCTTTTTCTGGAAATCAAATGGCTTACGGTCAATCAAAAGCCATTGTGTTTTTTGTCATTGTAGCAATCATTTCTCTGAGTCAAGTTTACTACAATAAGAAAAGAGAGGTGGACCTATAA
- a CDS encoding helix-turn-helix domain-containing protein, translating to MRLGEKIKRRRKEIGMTQIDLAEGICTQAMVSRLEKQKVRPSRDLMEKLADRMDTPMSFFYGEDSLEIRHSQVSQLGKMIRQHLDRREYDSVAYLVETNHELIAISVGDDKLFFEWIKGLLYTHRDGDYKKALNHLISIEEGTKKGELRVEIIDSIGNQYQRIHEYKKAEEYYQKGFESFSEWMGHEKKAKLLLNYSLCLSKQEKNRESLEKVLQGLELLIQNNTLFLLGDFFYQKGYCLEHLDQVRQAVESYKKAAFIFDIQQNERFVTMANLAIDELAETEVEQNG from the coding sequence ATGAGATTAGGGGAGAAAATCAAAAGAAGAAGAAAAGAAATTGGCATGACACAAATCGATCTCGCTGAGGGTATCTGTACGCAAGCTATGGTTAGTCGACTTGAGAAACAAAAAGTCCGACCTAGTCGAGATCTGATGGAAAAACTTGCGGATAGAATGGATACACCTATGAGCTTCTTTTATGGAGAAGATTCCTTGGAAATCAGACATTCTCAAGTGAGTCAGTTAGGTAAAATGATTCGACAACACCTTGACCGTAGAGAGTATGATTCGGTTGCGTACTTAGTGGAGACGAACCACGAGTTAATAGCGATATCTGTAGGGGATGATAAGCTATTTTTCGAGTGGATTAAAGGGCTGTTGTATACTCACAGAGATGGAGATTACAAAAAGGCGCTCAATCATCTGATCTCAATCGAAGAAGGCACGAAAAAAGGGGAATTACGTGTCGAAATCATTGATAGTATCGGAAACCAGTATCAAAGAATTCACGAATACAAGAAAGCGGAAGAATACTATCAAAAAGGATTCGAGTCTTTCTCAGAATGGATGGGACACGAGAAAAAAGCAAAATTATTATTAAACTATTCTTTATGCCTTTCCAAGCAAGAAAAAAATCGAGAGTCACTGGAGAAAGTATTGCAGGGACTTGAGTTGCTGATCCAAAACAATACACTCTTTTTACTGGGGGATTTCTTTTATCAAAAAGGGTATTGTTTAGAACATTTGGATCAAGTTCGCCAAGCGGTCGAATCGTATAAGAAAGCTGCATTTATATTCGATATTCAACAAAATGAACGATTCGTTACAATGGCAAATCTAGCAATCGATGAATTGGCAGAAACGGAAGTAGAACAGAATGGATAA
- a CDS encoding MupG family TIM beta-alpha barrel fold protein produces the protein MLGASIYLSESEEMNLKIIDILHMRGIKKLFTSLHIPEENPKQTLIGLKKILSKIQLNHMTLTVDVSAGTLEQYGLSKEEATAFFTDLGVTSLRMDYGFSHKEIKQLSDTFEIVLNASTITEETCQSLIEAGLDLTNITVCHNYYPRENTGLDLAFFLRRNQFLKEKGFTIQAFIPGDLKKRGPIYAGLPTLEAHRETDPLLAYLELKEHYLVDEVLIGDIMMTENALDRIVKWEKEGLMILPVQLLSKELPENFYAIHQNRQDVARDVIRSEDSRIVLKTKSIQPSVVKDRPIGTVTLDNDLYGRYKGELQITKRALPTDDKVNVLARIQENSVGLLEYITEGVKFQFMEESE, from the coding sequence ATGCTGGGAGCATCGATTTATTTGTCAGAGAGCGAAGAAATGAATCTTAAAATAATAGATATTTTACACATGAGAGGCATCAAAAAGCTATTCACCTCTCTTCATATACCAGAAGAGAATCCTAAACAAACCTTAATTGGACTTAAAAAGATTCTATCCAAAATCCAATTGAATCATATGACGCTTACGGTCGATGTTTCAGCAGGAACACTTGAGCAGTACGGTCTATCTAAAGAAGAAGCAACAGCTTTTTTTACAGATCTTGGCGTGACAAGTTTGAGAATGGATTATGGTTTTTCTCACAAAGAAATCAAACAACTCAGTGACACTTTTGAGATTGTATTGAACGCCAGTACAATTACTGAAGAAACGTGCCAGTCCTTAATAGAAGCTGGTTTGGATCTCACCAATATTACGGTATGCCACAATTACTATCCTAGAGAAAACACAGGATTGGACTTGGCCTTTTTTCTCAGAAGAAATCAGTTTTTAAAAGAAAAAGGATTCACTATTCAAGCTTTTATTCCAGGTGATTTAAAGAAAAGAGGTCCGATTTATGCTGGACTACCAACATTGGAAGCACATAGAGAAACGGATCCTTTACTTGCTTATCTAGAACTAAAGGAACATTACCTTGTAGATGAAGTTTTGATTGGAGACATCATGATGACCGAAAATGCTCTGGATAGAATCGTTAAATGGGAAAAAGAAGGTTTAATGATTCTTCCTGTTCAATTATTGTCGAAGGAGCTTCCAGAAAACTTTTATGCTATCCATCAAAATAGACAAGACGTGGCTAGAGATGTGATTCGCTCAGAAGATTCTCGCATTGTACTGAAAACAAAGAGCATTCAACCAAGTGTTGTGAAGGATCGACCAATTGGAACTGTAACACTGGATAACGATTTATATGGAAGATATAAGGGCGAACTACAGATCACAAAAAGAGCGCTACCTACAGATGATAAAGTCAATGTACTCGCAAGAATTCAAGAGAACTCAGTGGGATTACTTGAGTACATTACTGAAGGCGTAAAATTTCAATTTATGGAGGAATCAGAGTAA
- a CDS encoding ABC transporter substrate-binding protein, with translation MLIQDNLTNGSKVFFVGTCALLLGACGNEDGAGPGGMGSNDDSSGETIQLNIMQGKVEFNTQFNELADQYMAENDNVQIEITSVGGGTDYFTQLTTRFSSGDEPDIFSVAGPNEIEQFQDTMADMSDTDTAAAALEGTIENVTHDDGRIDAIPYNLEGYGFVYNMEVFEQAGIDPEALSTYEELRDAVETIDSQKETLGIEAVFALPGAESWVMGDHLANVYLSPELNESPLEAYNAETLAFERADEFQQMLDLQVDYSIEPVLSLDYSQQVEEYFSLGQVAMIQQGNWIYPTLEQMDPEFAESNVGMIPIPLEGYEDRLPVGVPNYWAVNDNNDDATVQAAKDFLDWMYLSDVGKDFVVSEFNFVPAYEGYEDLEISDPLSQIVYDYSQSGDTLGWVFTGFPTGYQLNEFGPNLQAYIGGEMTWEEAIESSKEAWESMRQ, from the coding sequence ATGTTAATACAGGATAATTTGACTAACGGTAGCAAAGTGTTTTTTGTAGGAACTTGTGCATTACTTTTAGGGGCTTGTGGAAATGAGGATGGCGCTGGACCAGGTGGTATGGGGTCAAACGACGATTCAAGTGGCGAGACGATTCAACTGAATATCATGCAAGGGAAAGTTGAATTTAACACGCAGTTCAATGAATTAGCAGATCAATATATGGCAGAAAATGATAACGTTCAAATCGAGATCACTTCTGTAGGTGGAGGAACGGATTATTTCACACAACTCACGACAAGGTTTTCATCAGGGGACGAACCGGATATCTTTAGTGTTGCGGGTCCCAATGAAATTGAGCAATTCCAGGATACGATGGCCGATATGTCTGACACAGATACAGCAGCGGCAGCCTTAGAAGGAACGATCGAAAATGTTACCCATGATGACGGAAGAATCGATGCGATTCCGTATAACCTTGAGGGATACGGATTCGTCTACAATATGGAAGTGTTTGAACAAGCAGGAATTGACCCGGAAGCACTGTCGACTTATGAAGAGTTGAGAGATGCTGTAGAGACAATTGACAGTCAAAAAGAGACGCTGGGAATCGAAGCCGTATTTGCTTTACCGGGAGCTGAAAGCTGGGTTATGGGAGATCATTTGGCGAATGTTTATTTATCTCCAGAACTGAACGAAAGTCCACTCGAAGCTTACAATGCAGAAACGCTGGCTTTTGAAAGAGCAGACGAGTTTCAGCAAATGCTAGATTTACAGGTGGATTATTCAATCGAACCCGTATTGAGTCTGGATTATTCTCAACAAGTTGAAGAGTATTTTTCATTGGGACAAGTTGCAATGATTCAACAAGGAAACTGGATTTATCCGACGTTAGAACAAATGGATCCTGAATTTGCGGAGTCTAATGTAGGGATGATTCCGATTCCGTTAGAAGGGTACGAAGACCGTTTACCGGTAGGTGTTCCAAATTACTGGGCAGTGAATGATAATAATGATGATGCAACTGTTCAAGCTGCAAAAGACTTTTTAGACTGGATGTATTTATCCGATGTAGGAAAAGACTTTGTCGTATCAGAATTTAATTTCGTTCCAGCTTATGAAGGATACGAAGATCTGGAAATTAGTGATCCACTTTCTCAAATTGTTTATGACTATTCTCAGAGTGGAGATACGTTAGGTTGGGTCTTTACTGGCTTCCCGACTGGGTATCAGTTAAATGAATTTGGACCGAACCTCCAAGCCTATATCGGCGGAGAAATGACGTGGGAAGAAGCTATTGAATCCTCAAAAGAAGCTTGGGAGTCGATGAGACAATAA
- a CDS encoding carbohydrate ABC transporter permease — translation MKKKKWSIYVLEVFGLLLGFVWVSPFYLMIVNSFKDPRGIFSNVLTPPSELNFANYQQAFEDLQFVRSFFNSLMITVASVVIIILFSSMAGYALARNKSKLSSMILLLFVAAMLIPFQSVMIPLTSNFGQIGMLNRVGLIHMYLGFGCSLSIFLYHGAMTGISVTLDEAARMDGANKLQIFWRIIFPLLKPISVTVAILNVIWIWNDYLLPSLVLGNSSQTIPIRMFYFFGQYTRQWHLALAGLTIAIIPVIIFYFTSQKQIVEGVAEGAVK, via the coding sequence ATGAAAAAGAAAAAATGGTCGATTTATGTACTAGAAGTTTTCGGTCTTTTACTGGGATTCGTTTGGGTTTCTCCATTTTATTTGATGATCGTGAATAGTTTCAAAGACCCAAGAGGAATTTTTTCAAATGTGTTGACCCCTCCTTCAGAATTGAATTTTGCGAATTACCAGCAAGCTTTTGAAGATTTACAGTTTGTGCGTTCATTTTTCAACTCGTTGATGATTACCGTAGCGAGTGTGGTCATTATCATTCTCTTTTCTTCAATGGCTGGATATGCACTAGCGAGAAATAAAAGTAAGTTGAGTAGCATGATTCTACTGCTATTCGTTGCGGCTATGCTAATTCCTTTTCAATCCGTTATGATTCCGTTGACCTCAAACTTTGGTCAAATTGGCATGTTGAATCGCGTTGGACTAATCCATATGTATCTTGGTTTCGGTTGTAGTTTATCGATCTTTTTATATCACGGAGCGATGACAGGAATTTCCGTTACCCTAGATGAAGCAGCTAGAATGGATGGTGCTAATAAGCTACAGATTTTTTGGCGGATTATTTTCCCGTTACTTAAACCAATATCCGTAACAGTTGCGATTTTAAATGTTATCTGGATCTGGAATGACTACTTGCTTCCCTCACTAGTACTAGGAAACAGTAGTCAAACCATTCCGATTCGAATGTTTTATTTCTTCGGACAATATACAAGACAGTGGCATTTGGCCTTAGCGGGATTAACCATTGCAATCATCCCTGTAATTATTTTTTACTTCACTTCTCAAAAACAGATTGTTGAAGGTGTAGCAGAAGGTGCGGTTAAATAG
- a CDS encoding mechanosensitive ion channel family protein — protein sequence MSVFENWIEYLNDVGLSYWLGGIFGVIGIFIIRLVLKQIGERLIQSERLVALWKTFLNWSTLFLLIIFLLSYLSNTPWLYDTLFVFGETNVSIFLILAVLFVVVIAVRFSNAVKRYVLPTLYSKYELDRGMQATFNTLFQYVVVAIAILVALSSLGFNLTSLTVVVSVLGVGIGFGLQNIMSNFISGLIILFERPVKVGDRIIIDDTIADIEEIKMRATIVRTRANERMIIPNSFFLEEKFINRSYADTRLRISIQVGVSYDSDVKLVKRLLEESVVELREEKWHNILNDPKPRVFFEDFGDSSLDFKVWFWIDQQTDEREFRVPSDLRFKIFEKFNEHDIEIPFPQRDLHMIEPSKR from the coding sequence GTGTCAGTGTTTGAGAATTGGATCGAATATTTAAATGACGTAGGATTATCGTACTGGCTAGGTGGAATCTTTGGCGTTATTGGAATATTTATTATCAGGCTTGTTTTAAAGCAAATTGGAGAACGATTGATTCAATCTGAAAGATTGGTCGCCTTATGGAAAACATTTCTCAACTGGAGTACGCTTTTTCTACTCATCATTTTCCTATTGAGTTACTTATCGAATACGCCTTGGCTCTACGATACGCTGTTTGTTTTCGGAGAGACGAACGTCTCAATTTTCTTGATTTTAGCTGTTTTGTTTGTTGTTGTGATTGCTGTCCGGTTTTCAAATGCAGTTAAACGCTACGTTCTCCCTACTCTATATTCTAAATACGAGTTAGATAGAGGCATGCAGGCAACATTCAATACATTATTTCAATATGTGGTCGTAGCGATTGCGATTCTAGTAGCTCTTTCTTCTTTAGGATTTAATCTAACAAGCCTGACCGTGGTCGTCAGTGTATTAGGAGTTGGGATTGGGTTTGGACTTCAAAATATTATGTCTAACTTTATTTCAGGTCTGATTATTTTGTTTGAGCGTCCAGTAAAAGTGGGCGACCGCATCATTATCGATGATACGATTGCGGACATTGAAGAAATTAAAATGCGTGCAACGATTGTACGGACAAGAGCGAACGAGCGTATGATCATTCCAAATTCATTTTTCTTAGAAGAAAAATTTATCAACCGTTCCTATGCGGATACTCGTTTAAGAATTTCCATACAGGTGGGCGTATCTTATGATAGTGACGTTAAACTAGTAAAAAGATTGCTAGAAGAATCTGTTGTAGAATTAAGAGAAGAGAAATGGCACAATATATTAAACGACCCAAAACCAAGAGTGTTCTTCGAAGATTTTGGAGATTCCTCTTTGGATTTCAAGGTTTGGTTCTGGATCGACCAGCAGACGGACGAAAGAGAATTCCGTGTGCCAAGTGATTTGAGGTTCAAGATATTTGAAAAATTCAATGAACATGACATCGAAATTCCTTTCCCACAGAGAGATCTTCACATGATTGAACCATCTAAAAGATAA
- a CDS encoding N(5)-(carboxyethyl)ornithine synthase, whose amino-acid sequence MLKETVRTIGFVNSHKSGEKRIALLPKDIVQLKHTKALFFEEGYGSDLNITDSEYSELGCQIVPREIALAQDIVCDPKIGDSTFIKDLLPGQTLFGWVHAVQSEEVTDTLIDNKLSAYAWEDMYEDNRHSYWRNNELAGEAAVMHAYQSNGVMPYDTKVAILGRGNTARGAQRILTSLGADIKVYNRNQEKLFQKEMTEFDVIVNAILWDTSREDHLIYQSDLNRFKPGTMLIDVSCDEHGAIETTVPTSLEDPIYEIDNVIHYAVDHTPTIFYRSSSSAISTETVKYIDDLVENRPNEILDNALIVDNGLIIDERINQYQNRTLSEEMNVLDTEDSTSLS is encoded by the coding sequence ATGCTAAAAGAAACCGTTAGAACCATTGGATTTGTGAACAGTCATAAATCCGGCGAAAAGCGCATTGCCCTATTACCTAAAGACATTGTGCAACTCAAGCATACAAAAGCCTTATTTTTTGAAGAAGGTTATGGAAGCGATTTAAATATAACTGACTCGGAGTACTCTGAATTGGGTTGTCAAATCGTACCTAGAGAAATTGCTTTAGCTCAAGATATCGTCTGTGATCCTAAAATTGGAGATTCGACTTTTATTAAAGACTTACTTCCAGGTCAAACCTTATTTGGATGGGTTCATGCTGTTCAAAGTGAAGAAGTAACCGATACTTTAATTGATAATAAGCTCTCTGCTTATGCCTGGGAAGATATGTATGAGGACAATCGTCATTCTTATTGGCGGAATAATGAACTTGCAGGAGAAGCTGCGGTCATGCATGCTTACCAGTCCAATGGTGTTATGCCGTATGATACAAAAGTCGCTATTTTAGGACGCGGTAATACAGCTCGCGGAGCACAAAGGATCCTGACTAGCCTTGGCGCAGATATCAAAGTATATAATCGTAATCAAGAAAAACTGTTCCAGAAAGAAATGACAGAATTCGATGTGATCGTCAATGCCATACTGTGGGATACGTCACGCGAAGATCATTTGATTTATCAATCTGATTTAAATCGATTCAAGCCCGGCACGATGTTGATTGACGTTAGTTGCGACGAGCACGGTGCCATTGAAACCACTGTCCCTACTTCTCTTGAAGATCCCATCTATGAAATAGATAATGTCATCCATTATGCAGTCGACCATACACCCACTATTTTTTATCGTTCTTCATCAAGTGCTATCTCCACTGAAACAGTCAAGTATATAGATGATTTAGTCGAAAATCGTCCCAATGAAATTTTAGATAATGCCCTGATTGTCGACAACGGATTAATCATAGACGAACGCATCAATCAATACCAGAACAGAACGCTCTCTGAAGAAATGAATGTACTGGATACAGAAGATTCTACCTCACTTAGCTAA
- a CDS encoding DUF378 domain-containing protein: MKTLDNIALALLIVGGLNWLLVGLFEFDLVATIFGGETALLSKIVYIVVGVCALYSLKFFPLINSDTTSTRNER; the protein is encoded by the coding sequence ATGAAAACATTAGACAATATTGCTTTAGCTCTTTTAATTGTTGGCGGTTTGAACTGGCTCTTAGTAGGTCTTTTTGAATTTGATTTAGTAGCTACGATTTTTGGTGGAGAGACAGCGCTCTTATCTAAAATAGTTTATATTGTTGTTGGGGTATGTGCTCTTTATTCATTAAAATTCTTCCCTCTAATCAATTCTGATACAACCTCTACACGTAATGAGCGTTAA
- a CDS encoding IS1182 family transposase, producing MYQEYNTMETALTLQLDFTIPEDHEARLISRFVDSIPAEFLLEETSHTGRPAFHPAMLLKMCLFACSRSTFSGRTIERMNDESIPMKWLTGDTSVTYKTINNFRSSEHAKRLIKYAFVLFTSLLQENGLLQEEALFIDGTKLQADANIYSFTWKKAIDRYEAKLNENVEALYETMIQSQVNICLSKEQLDTSEGIETLIDAIDTSLEAVEESIQEETQIPKGGSIHKRRRRLLTKHRNKCVKDYLPRKQSYEEARATFDGRNSYSKTDKDATFMCMKEDPMKNRELKPGYNLQVASNNQYVIDYDIFSNPTDTRTLLPFLSTISTLDLFKYIVADAGYGSEENYETIIDDYEKVPLIPYGMYHAEQKKKYKRDPKRRDNWSYDEKEDAYTDLDGVRFSFTHYSTRVDKQGYTRQFKVYTADKEQMDDRLNALAKTPKGNQRQTSVNYNWEYFKHQAKEHLESDYGRRIYAQRKIDVETIFGRMKGVFGMRRVHVRGKQAVHNDIGLMFMSMNLTKLILELRRKGGHTFTPSEKRQKNNEDHLKPTVFIVLFICQKLVFSQPLIR from the coding sequence TTGTATCAAGAGTATAACACAATGGAAACTGCTTTAACACTACAACTAGACTTCACTATTCCCGAGGATCACGAAGCACGTCTTATCAGTCGTTTCGTTGATTCTATTCCTGCGGAATTTCTTCTGGAAGAAACATCTCATACGGGACGTCCTGCGTTTCACCCTGCCATGTTACTTAAAATGTGCTTATTTGCCTGTAGTCGTTCTACTTTTTCAGGTCGTACGATTGAACGCATGAATGACGAGTCCATTCCAATGAAATGGCTGACCGGCGACACATCCGTTACCTATAAAACAATCAATAATTTTCGTTCGAGTGAACATGCCAAGCGCCTGATCAAATACGCTTTCGTCCTGTTCACGTCACTACTCCAAGAGAACGGCCTGCTTCAAGAAGAGGCCTTGTTTATTGACGGCACAAAACTTCAAGCCGATGCCAATATTTACTCCTTCACTTGGAAGAAAGCCATCGATCGTTATGAAGCAAAGCTGAACGAGAATGTCGAAGCATTGTATGAAACCATGATTCAGTCACAAGTGAATATCTGCCTTTCAAAAGAGCAGTTAGACACATCAGAAGGCATTGAAACGCTGATTGATGCGATTGACACCTCACTAGAAGCGGTTGAAGAATCTATCCAAGAAGAAACACAGATTCCCAAAGGTGGTTCTATACACAAACGACGTCGTCGTCTGTTAACAAAGCACCGCAACAAGTGTGTCAAAGATTACCTGCCGCGAAAACAGTCATACGAAGAAGCCCGAGCAACCTTTGATGGACGAAACAGTTATTCCAAAACGGATAAAGACGCTACGTTCATGTGTATGAAAGAAGATCCCATGAAAAACCGCGAATTGAAACCCGGGTATAACCTTCAAGTCGCTTCTAATAATCAATATGTTATTGACTATGATATTTTTTCAAATCCTACGGATACGCGAACGCTGCTTCCTTTTTTATCAACCATTTCCACACTGGACTTGTTCAAGTATATTGTCGCAGATGCCGGATATGGCAGCGAAGAGAACTATGAAACGATCATCGATGATTATGAAAAGGTTCCTTTAATCCCTTACGGCATGTATCACGCAGAACAAAAGAAAAAATATAAACGAGATCCGAAACGACGGGATAATTGGTCCTATGACGAAAAAGAAGATGCTTATACCGATCTAGACGGCGTGCGGTTTAGCTTTACCCACTACAGCACACGTGTGGACAAGCAAGGGTATACACGTCAGTTTAAAGTATACACAGCAGACAAAGAACAAATGGATGACCGGCTGAATGCTCTAGCCAAAACCCCGAAGGGGAACCAGAGACAAACATCGGTGAATTACAATTGGGAATACTTTAAACATCAAGCGAAAGAACACCTGGAAAGTGACTACGGAAGACGTATCTACGCCCAACGAAAGATTGACGTAGAAACCATTTTTGGTCGGATGAAAGGTGTCTTTGGCATGCGACGCGTTCATGTCAGAGGGAAACAAGCCGTTCATAATGACATTGGCTTGATGTTTATGAGCATGAATTTAACGAAACTGATCCTTGAACTCCGAAGAAAAGGAGGGCATACTTTTACTCCTTCAGAAAAAAGACAAAAGAACAATGAAGACCATCTAAAACCGACGGTTTTCATTGTTCTTTTTATTTGTCAGAAGCTGGTTTTTTCCCAGCCCCTTATAAGATAA
- a CDS encoding VOC family protein, which produces MKKTTSIHHVSAIVGNPKETVAFYSSVLGLRLIKKTVNFDDPGTYHLYFGDETGSPGTIMTFFPWPNAYKGTVGTGQVGTTFFQVDTRALDFWLERLQSFNIEVARETVFDEETLYFSDPHGLSLGLIARSGSLAHPWASSDIPDDKKILGFAGAQLLSTHVDKTSELVEQFFGFEQVAESATYTRFKASEQVGHTLDIKKVEPVTGSFGVGTVHHIAFRAKDEADQLEWQNFLMDNGYPTTEIKDRDYFKAMYFKEHGDIIMEIATDTPGFSVDEPIEQLGEMLQLPEWLESKRILIEHHLPPLS; this is translated from the coding sequence ATGAAAAAAACAACGAGTATTCATCACGTCTCCGCAATTGTTGGTAATCCTAAAGAGACTGTCGCCTTCTATTCATCCGTTCTTGGATTACGATTGATCAAAAAAACGGTAAACTTTGACGATCCAGGAACGTATCACTTATATTTCGGAGATGAAACAGGAAGCCCTGGAACGATCATGACCTTTTTCCCATGGCCAAATGCTTATAAAGGAACTGTTGGGACTGGACAGGTTGGTACGACCTTCTTTCAAGTGGATACAAGAGCGTTGGATTTCTGGTTAGAGAGACTCCAATCTTTTAATATTGAAGTTGCTCGCGAAACAGTATTTGATGAAGAAACACTTTACTTCAGTGATCCGCACGGCTTGAGTTTAGGTTTAATTGCACGTTCCGGATCCCTCGCTCATCCATGGGCATCTTCAGACATTCCCGATGATAAAAAGATTTTAGGATTCGCAGGCGCTCAATTATTATCAACGCATGTAGACAAAACATCAGAATTGGTCGAACAATTTTTTGGGTTTGAACAAGTAGCAGAGTCTGCCACCTATACTAGATTCAAAGCTAGCGAACAAGTTGGGCATACGTTGGATATCAAAAAAGTAGAACCCGTTACTGGAAGTTTCGGAGTCGGTACTGTTCACCATATTGCTTTTCGCGCAAAAGATGAGGCGGATCAATTAGAATGGCAAAACTTCTTAATGGATAATGGTTACCCAACGACCGAAATCAAAGATCGTGATTATTTCAAAGCAATGTACTTCAAAGAACATGGAGATATCATTATGGAAATCGCTACAGATACACCTGGATTTTCTGTCGATGAACCTATAGAGCAGTTAGGCGAAATGCTTCAGCTTCCTGAATGGTTAGAGTCAAAAAGAATACTGATTGAACATCACTTACCACCATTAAGCTAA
- a CDS encoding DUF624 domain-containing protein — translation MAKGKFYFTLYELSDKLTTLFLFNLFWLMLNIPVILLTMQILVVTQLGSYYILGPLLIWTLPVFFYPSTQALFCVVRDLILDKGSLTLKSFWTYFITNYKESFLTGIMLTGALVGVGVGLFYSWSISFMMFTIFLVLLFYVLTMIIQLFSFQAHFNMPVWWKFKRMHQLVFAKILYSISSLLVVLLILYATFEMSLFIFVLAAPVASVYSAFFLFKVQYNKMMRLRKQTSKRLDTSEFLEV, via the coding sequence ATGGCAAAAGGAAAATTCTATTTCACATTATATGAGCTTTCAGATAAGCTGACGACACTTTTTTTATTCAATTTATTCTGGTTAATGTTGAATATTCCAGTGATTCTATTGACTATGCAAATATTGGTCGTTACTCAGTTGGGTAGCTATTATATTTTAGGACCATTATTGATATGGACACTCCCGGTATTTTTCTATCCTAGTACGCAAGCCTTGTTCTGCGTTGTCAGAGATCTTATCTTAGACAAAGGAAGTTTAACGTTGAAATCTTTCTGGACCTACTTTATAACAAATTACAAAGAAAGTTTCTTGACGGGCATTATGCTTACAGGTGCACTTGTTGGTGTAGGAGTAGGGTTATTTTATAGCTGGTCTATCAGTTTTATGATGTTCACGATCTTTCTGGTTTTACTTTTTTATGTCTTGACCATGATAATCCAGTTATTCTCTTTTCAAGCACATTTTAATATGCCCGTTTGGTGGAAATTCAAACGAATGCATCAGCTAGTTTTTGCAAAAATCCTTTATTCTATCAGTTCTCTTTTAGTGGTTTTACTGATTCTCTATGCTACCTTTGAAATGAGTTTATTTATCTTTGTATTAGCAGCACCTGTTGCCAGTGTTTATAGTGCGTTTTTCTTGTTCAAAGTGCAATACAACAAGATGATGCGTTTGCGTAAACAGACCTCTAAAAGATTAGATACCAGCGAGTTCTTAGAGGTTTAG